In the Candidatus Saccharibacteria bacterium oral taxon 488 genome, one interval contains:
- the sbcB gene encoding exodeoxyribonuclease I — translation MAQTFFFYDLETSGLNPRQDRIMQFAGQRTDMNLEPIGEPYNLLVTLNDDTLPSPDALMVTGITPQKTVEEGYTEAQFARMLSEEIFTPDTIAVGFNNIRFDDEFIRHLLWRNFHDPYEWSWKGGRSRWDLLDVVRLTRALRPEGIEWPLDDKGEPSNRLELITSANGIAHENAHDALADVTALIAVTKLIKQKQPQLYDYLLKMRDKKAVQQLVNVDDKKPFVYASGRYDKEFAKTTVAFPLTTSRNGGVVVYDLRYDPIPFVGLSAEELTKKIFASWEERQAEDFVKLPVKELQYNRCPAVAPLGVLEQGDGWQKISLSTEIIQQHQNILLNHPDFAEKLRSIFENKPAFKKMPDPEAQLYDGFLHDRDRIRVEAVRNADERELADFHPEFQDERLASLLLHYKARNFPRSLSEDDLVQWEAWRAQHLQAQLPQFMASLQRLAPTATDEQQFILQELQLWAEAILPTED, via the coding sequence ACGAGTGGATTAAATCCACGGCAAGACCGCATCATGCAGTTTGCTGGGCAGCGGACGGACATGAATCTCGAGCCGATTGGTGAGCCGTATAATCTATTGGTGACGCTGAATGATGATACGTTGCCGAGTCCTGATGCACTAATGGTGACTGGCATCACACCGCAAAAAACGGTTGAAGAAGGTTACACCGAGGCGCAGTTTGCCCGGATGTTGAGCGAGGAGATTTTTACGCCGGACACCATCGCGGTTGGCTTCAATAATATTCGGTTTGACGACGAATTTATTCGTCATTTGTTGTGGCGTAATTTTCATGATCCGTACGAGTGGAGCTGGAAAGGCGGTCGCTCGCGTTGGGATTTGCTGGATGTAGTTCGGCTGACTAGGGCACTGAGGCCGGAGGGAATCGAGTGGCCGCTTGATGACAAGGGTGAGCCAAGCAACCGCCTGGAATTGATCACTAGCGCCAACGGTATTGCGCATGAGAATGCTCACGACGCTCTAGCGGACGTGACAGCGCTGATTGCCGTGACGAAATTGATTAAGCAAAAGCAGCCACAGCTGTATGATTACTTGCTAAAAATGCGTGACAAAAAAGCAGTCCAACAGCTGGTCAACGTGGATGACAAAAAACCGTTTGTTTACGCCAGCGGGCGTTACGACAAAGAGTTCGCCAAAACCACGGTGGCCTTTCCACTGACGACCAGTCGAAACGGCGGTGTGGTCGTCTATGACTTGCGGTATGATCCGATACCGTTTGTTGGGCTGAGTGCGGAGGAATTAACAAAGAAAATCTTTGCGTCGTGGGAGGAGCGGCAGGCTGAGGATTTCGTCAAATTGCCAGTCAAAGAGCTGCAGTACAATCGCTGTCCGGCGGTGGCACCGCTGGGTGTGCTGGAGCAGGGCGATGGCTGGCAGAAAATTTCGCTTAGCACAGAAATTATCCAACAGCATCAAAATATTTTGCTGAATCACCCAGATTTTGCCGAAAAATTGCGCAGTATTTTTGAAAATAAACCAGCCTTCAAAAAGATGCCCGATCCAGAAGCACAACTGTACGATGGCTTTTTGCATGACCGCGATCGTATCCGTGTCGAAGCGGTGCGTAATGCTGATGAGCGCGAGCTGGCTGATTTTCATCCAGAATTCCAGGACGAGCGGCTGGCGTCACTACTGCTGCACTACAAAGCGCGCAACTTTCCGCGCTCGCTCAGCGAAGATGATTTAGTGCAATGGGAAGCATGGCGGGCTCAGCATCTGCAGGCGCAGCTACCGCAGTTTATGGCGTCTCTACAGCGGTTGGCGCCGACAGCGACTGACGAGCAGCAGTTTATCTTGCAGGAATTACAGCTATGGGCGGAGGCGATACTGCCCACTGAGGACTAA